The following are encoded together in the Holophagales bacterium genome:
- a CDS encoding carboxymuconolactone decarboxylase family protein: protein MKPRTEYAKVAPDGLAAMLGLESYVHGSGLEAGLIELVKVRASQINGCAYCLDMHTKDARAAGEKEQRLYAVAAWHEAPFFSERERAALAWTEAVTLVGETHVPDEVYELARRHFVEKELVDLTLAIVAINGWNRLAIAFRSVPGSYKPELSR, encoded by the coding sequence ATGAAGCCCAGAACCGAATATGCCAAAGTCGCTCCCGACGGCCTCGCGGCAATGCTCGGGCTCGAGAGCTACGTCCATGGCTCCGGGCTCGAGGCCGGACTGATCGAGCTCGTGAAGGTGCGGGCCAGCCAAATCAACGGATGTGCCTATTGTCTCGACATGCACACCAAGGACGCACGCGCCGCGGGGGAGAAGGAGCAGCGTCTCTACGCGGTCGCGGCATGGCACGAGGCGCCCTTCTTCAGCGAACGCGAGAGGGCGGCGCTGGCCTGGACCGAGGCCGTGACCCTGGTCGGCGAGACCCACGTGCCCGACGAGGTGTACGAGCTGGCGCGACGGCACTTCGTCGAGAAGGAGCTGGTCGACCTCACGCTGGCGATCGTCGCGATCAACGGCTGGAACCGCCTGGCGATCGCGTTCAGATCGGTGCCCGGCAGCTATAAGCCGGAGCTGAGCCGGTAG
- a CDS encoding NnrS family protein: MTPLLLDHNMMTIMSTSPSRAASSAPAGLPLGAALGTRGAGPSGTASDGLLYSRFFLAGIGVTLTAGAGWGAWLLLRIARARDFSAPSIFEINAHGQAQIYGWMGLFILGFALHMFPAFWGVRLAAPRLARLMLPLMVLATAVRAVAEAHPVGRFADLAIAAGALQLAVVVTFVAQLVATACREEARGRVADLYLGAGLVWFLLAALLDLRHLALTIGAPNREALLAEIAVWQLPLRDLQIHGLALSMILGVSLRVLPGLFGTPVADERRAYRLFWPLQLAVLAETALFPLAMITRRPILFVATWAASIVFAVCAALATANLRAFARPRLELPRLSPLAFVRAAHAWLGVSLAMLVAGPLWSHLLDLRFSHAWYGAARHAITVGFVSLMMVGVASRIAPRPAGSSATGAALPLAPFILVNLGCTLRVTQQVLTDLTPVAFLTAGASGVLEVAGLTWWASWIVPRLLSARRSRAAALA; this comes from the coding sequence TTGACTCCCCTACTTCTCGACCATAACATGATGACAATCATGTCTACTAGCCCTTCTCGGGCCGCGTCGTCCGCCCCCGCCGGCCTGCCGCTCGGGGCGGCGCTGGGCACGAGAGGAGCCGGCCCGTCCGGTACCGCGTCGGACGGGCTTCTCTATTCGCGCTTCTTCCTCGCCGGCATCGGCGTCACTCTGACCGCTGGGGCTGGATGGGGCGCCTGGCTGCTGTTGCGCATCGCTCGCGCGCGCGACTTCTCGGCACCCTCGATCTTCGAGATCAACGCCCACGGCCAGGCGCAGATCTACGGCTGGATGGGGTTGTTCATCCTGGGATTCGCTCTTCACATGTTCCCCGCCTTCTGGGGGGTGCGTCTGGCGGCGCCGCGGCTAGCGCGCCTGATGCTGCCGCTCATGGTGCTCGCGACCGCGGTACGCGCCGTCGCCGAGGCGCACCCTGTCGGCCGCTTCGCGGACCTCGCGATCGCGGCGGGAGCACTGCAGCTCGCGGTCGTCGTGACCTTCGTCGCGCAGCTCGTGGCCACGGCGTGCCGAGAGGAGGCGCGCGGGCGCGTCGCCGACCTCTACCTCGGGGCGGGCCTCGTCTGGTTCCTGCTCGCCGCCCTTCTCGACCTGCGCCACCTCGCGCTCACGATCGGCGCCCCCAACCGCGAGGCGCTGCTCGCCGAGATCGCGGTCTGGCAGCTGCCGCTGCGCGATCTGCAGATCCACGGTCTCGCGTTGTCGATGATCCTCGGCGTCTCTCTGCGCGTCCTGCCCGGGTTGTTCGGCACGCCGGTCGCCGACGAGCGCCGTGCGTACCGCCTCTTCTGGCCGCTCCAGCTCGCGGTGCTCGCCGAAACCGCCCTCTTCCCGCTGGCAATGATCACCCGCCGGCCGATCCTGTTCGTCGCGACCTGGGCGGCGTCGATCGTCTTCGCCGTCTGCGCCGCCCTCGCCACCGCCAACCTGCGGGCCTTCGCGCGGCCGCGCCTCGAGCTGCCACGGCTCTCGCCGCTCGCCTTCGTGCGCGCGGCGCACGCTTGGCTCGGCGTTTCCCTCGCAATGCTGGTCGCCGGGCCGCTCTGGTCTCACCTGCTCGATCTCCGGTTCTCGCATGCATGGTACGGCGCCGCCCGGCACGCGATCACTGTCGGCTTCGTCAGCCTGATGATGGTCGGCGTCGCCTCTCGGATCGCGCCGCGGCCGGCGGGAAGCTCAGCGACCGGTGCGGCACTGCCGCTCGCACCGTTCATCCTGGTGAATCTCGGCTGCACGCTGCGCGTCACGCAGCAGGTGCTGACCGACCTGACCCCCGTCGCCTTCCTGACGGCCGGCGCCTCGGGGGTGCTCGAGGTTGCTGGTCTCACCTGGTGGGCCAGCTGGATCGTTCCGCGCCTGCTGAGCGCACGTCGCTCGCGCGCGGCGGCGCTCGCGTAG
- a CDS encoding winged helix-turn-helix transcriptional regulator, producing the protein MRPTPSVLGPGIGESQRTLLDLIKRSGESTLAELEARFELNRETLRTHLKSLAAQGLVERSGVHRSGPGRPHILYRLTSAGEALFPRREGALLRELATFLLEQGRRDVLEKFFDVRLARKRQELEHRVAGLDGRERFEEIAEILSGEGFVADVTTSGTGPRLRLCHCPLQDLVAVSDLPCRFELALIEGLLGERLSRETFIPVEATHVPY; encoded by the coding sequence ATGCGACCCACACCATCCGTCCTCGGACCGGGGATCGGCGAGAGCCAGCGGACGCTCCTCGACCTGATCAAGCGGTCCGGCGAGAGCACCCTCGCGGAGCTCGAAGCCAGATTCGAGCTGAACCGCGAGACCCTCCGGACCCACTTGAAGTCGCTCGCCGCGCAGGGTCTCGTCGAACGGTCGGGCGTCCACCGCTCCGGGCCAGGGCGTCCTCACATCCTGTACCGGCTGACCAGCGCAGGGGAAGCTCTCTTCCCGCGCCGCGAGGGAGCGCTGCTGCGAGAGCTCGCCACGTTCCTGCTTGAGCAGGGACGGCGAGATGTCCTCGAGAAGTTCTTCGACGTCCGGCTCGCGCGCAAGCGCCAGGAGCTCGAGCACCGCGTGGCCGGGCTAGATGGTCGCGAACGATTCGAGGAGATCGCCGAGATCCTCTCCGGAGAGGGCTTCGTCGCCGATGTAACGACGAGCGGAACCGGGCCCCGGCTGCGACTTTGTCACTGTCCCCTCCAGGATCTCGTCGCGGTTTCGGACCTGCCGTGCCGGTTCGAGCTGGCGCTGATTGAAGGTCTCCTGGGCGAACGGTTGAGCCGGGAGACCTTCATTCCGGTGGAAGCCACGCATGTACCTTACTGA
- a CDS encoding DUF542 domain-containing protein, translated as MTSPSHSATTTSPTELPADLTLARVADLARLRPGTIRVFQRHAIDFCCGGGKSLAEAASRAGVALAPPGRRDPGVHRRIGWRRSLHLLRSPRIVARSAAGLARRPRQADRRPVPRRLARRAAAAREDGGPGRGRAWRCDAGGAAAAHGDDTRPGRRSRRSHARGGSVGVSGHRAPGAGGRAL; from the coding sequence ATGACTTCGCCATCCCACTCCGCGACCACGACCTCCCCCACCGAGCTCCCGGCAGACCTGACGCTCGCACGGGTCGCCGACCTGGCGCGTCTCCGCCCGGGCACGATCCGGGTCTTCCAACGCCATGCGATCGATTTCTGCTGCGGCGGCGGGAAGAGCCTCGCCGAGGCGGCGAGCCGGGCCGGGGTCGCCCTCGCGCCCCCTGGTCGACGAGATCCGGGAGTCCATCGTCGCATCGGATGGCGCCGATCGCTCCACCTCCTCCGATCGCCCCGGATCGTGGCTCGGAGCGCTGCCGGACTCGCTCGCCGACCTCGCCAAGCTGATCGTCGGCCGGTACCACGTCGCCTTGCGCGGCGAGCTGCCGCGGCTCGTGAAGATGGCGGACCGGGTCGAGGCCGTGCATGGCGCTGCGATGCCGGAGGTGCTGCCGCGGCTCACGGCGACGATACGCGCCCTGGAAGGCGCTCTCGTCGCTCACATGCGCGAGGAGGAAGCGTCGGTGTTTCCGGCCATCGAGCGCCTGGAGCTGGCGGTCGCGCGCTGTGA
- a CDS encoding type IV toxin-antitoxin system AbiEi family antitoxin domain-containing protein, with the protein MPTTSALQPRDPKEKLRRLARGARGGLVSTATAAELLGLPRGAATLTLLRLADRGWLSRVRRGLYLILPLEAGQDGGAVEDPWVLADELFGPCYVGGWTAAEHWGLTEQLFRSTFVVSAANVRETTRAFLGSEFHVVRASRERISSVPTIWHGKERLAISDRERTIADALAAPDWMGGVRHLTDCLRTYRASKEWDPARLVARVAETGSGAAFKRLGFLAEKLLGGNEALVAEAFSRRTTGNVRLDPAVPERGRLSTRWRIWVNVSLLDEAAGA; encoded by the coding sequence ATGCCTACGACCTCCGCTCTCCAACCTCGCGATCCGAAAGAGAAGCTCCGCCGGCTCGCCCGGGGAGCGCGGGGAGGCCTCGTTTCAACAGCGACCGCCGCGGAACTTCTCGGGCTACCGCGCGGTGCCGCGACCCTGACGCTCCTGCGCCTTGCCGACCGTGGCTGGCTGTCGCGCGTCCGCCGCGGCCTCTACCTCATCCTCCCTCTCGAAGCAGGCCAGGATGGTGGAGCGGTCGAGGATCCATGGGTCCTCGCCGACGAGCTGTTTGGACCCTGTTACGTCGGGGGCTGGACGGCCGCAGAGCACTGGGGGCTCACCGAGCAGCTCTTCCGTTCGACGTTCGTGGTCTCCGCGGCCAACGTTCGCGAGACAACGCGGGCGTTTCTCGGAAGCGAGTTCCACGTCGTGCGCGCAAGTCGTGAGCGGATCTCGAGCGTGCCGACGATCTGGCACGGGAAGGAACGACTCGCCATCTCGGACCGCGAGCGCACGATCGCCGACGCCCTGGCAGCGCCAGACTGGATGGGAGGCGTGCGTCACCTCACCGACTGTCTCCGGACGTATCGAGCCTCGAAAGAGTGGGATCCAGCGCGGTTGGTCGCACGAGTGGCCGAGACCGGGTCCGGGGCGGCGTTCAAGCGGCTGGGCTTCCTCGCAGAGAAACTCCTCGGCGGCAACGAGGCTCTCGTCGCGGAGGCCTTCAGTCGACGCACCACCGGGAATGTGCGCCTCGACCCTGCCGTGCCCGAGCGCGGACGACTCAGCACTCGATGGCGGATATGGGTGAATGTCTCCCTTCTGGACGAGGCCGCCGGCGCATGA
- a CDS encoding nucleotidyl transferase AbiEii/AbiGii toxin family protein gives MIRKQDILDRAREWQLRPDIVEKDYVLGWLLAAIAQQEEAAAHWVFKGGTCLKKCYFETYRFSEDLDFTLLPEAGYDAAALTQTLREVGAIAHELSGITFPEDAFAVIPRRDKLGRDTFQGKIGYRGPLATPGTPRILFDLTRHEPVLAEPEDRPVFHSYPDQLPEGTLVQSYGIEELVAEKTRALLERTRPRDLYDVLFLIGSRSGDINEEEARDLFRQKCEVKGITPPSSETLLAAVRSSGELRADWEHMLAHQLPVLPPFETQLARLAPALRWIDAAPPEAPTLPRVTAGSATLEAPAGATFWGLGVPLEVVRFAGVNRLLVEFTYHGKSRSAEPYSLRRTQAGNLVLYAWEVGATHIKAFTVAEIRGLRVTTKAFDPRYQVEFSPAGGLFAPAITRASSGGSWRGGSNRRRYVFRCGTCQKLFRHTTNDSTLRPHTSPSGSRCSSRRGHLERTD, from the coding sequence ATGATTCGCAAGCAGGACATCCTCGACCGGGCGCGGGAGTGGCAACTGCGTCCGGACATCGTCGAGAAAGACTACGTCCTCGGGTGGCTGCTCGCGGCGATCGCCCAGCAGGAGGAGGCCGCGGCCCACTGGGTATTCAAGGGCGGCACGTGCCTCAAGAAGTGCTATTTCGAGACGTACCGCTTCTCCGAGGATCTCGATTTCACACTGCTCCCAGAGGCTGGGTACGACGCGGCAGCTCTCACGCAGACGCTTCGGGAGGTCGGCGCGATCGCCCACGAGCTGAGCGGCATCACCTTCCCGGAGGACGCGTTCGCCGTGATCCCGCGGCGCGACAAGCTCGGCCGCGACACCTTCCAAGGGAAGATCGGGTACCGCGGTCCGCTCGCGACACCCGGGACTCCGCGGATCCTCTTCGACCTCACTCGTCACGAGCCGGTTCTCGCAGAGCCCGAGGACCGCCCGGTCTTCCACTCCTACCCCGATCAGCTTCCCGAAGGCACCCTCGTGCAGTCGTATGGGATCGAGGAGCTCGTGGCCGAGAAGACGCGAGCGCTCCTGGAGCGAACCCGGCCACGGGATCTCTACGACGTCCTTTTCCTCATCGGGAGCCGCAGCGGCGACATCAATGAAGAGGAGGCTCGCGACCTCTTCCGCCAGAAATGCGAAGTAAAGGGCATCACGCCCCCGTCGTCGGAGACTCTGCTCGCAGCAGTGCGATCCTCCGGTGAGCTTCGTGCCGACTGGGAGCACATGCTCGCGCACCAGCTTCCTGTCCTCCCCCCGTTCGAGACGCAGCTCGCGCGCCTGGCACCAGCGCTGCGCTGGATCGACGCGGCGCCACCGGAGGCGCCGACGCTGCCGAGGGTGACCGCCGGATCCGCGACGCTGGAGGCCCCAGCTGGGGCGACTTTCTGGGGTCTCGGAGTTCCTCTCGAGGTCGTGCGCTTCGCTGGCGTGAACCGGCTACTCGTCGAGTTCACCTACCACGGCAAGTCTCGGAGCGCCGAGCCGTACTCCCTGCGCAGGACCCAGGCCGGCAACCTCGTCCTGTACGCCTGGGAAGTAGGCGCGACGCACATCAAAGCCTTCACCGTCGCCGAGATCCGGGGCCTACGGGTCACCACGAAGGCATTCGATCCACGCTACCAGGTGGAGTTCAGTCCGGCCGGGGGGCTCTTCGCGCCAGCCATCACACGCGCATCGTCCGGTGGCAGCTGGCGGGGTGGTTCGAACAGGCGCCGATACGTCTTTCGGTGCGGGACGTGCCAGAAGCTGTTCCGTCACACGACAAACGACTCGACGCTTCGCCCGCACACCTCTCCCAGCGGCTCGCGCTGTTCGAGTCGGCGAGGGCACCTCGAGCGGACCGACTGA
- a CDS encoding tyrosine-type recombinase/integrase, giving the protein MKLPGFAYDARRRVATFYCFVPGTDGRKRRKRTLTDVPSRAEAIRLWTAFRDELEREALEPAKFTRPPTLAEFVSERFVEMTARLRPATRRYYGDFLRRHLVPRLGDVPMDQLTSQRVNALIGSMISEGWCPKRGRERKPHGCTPACVRRPYAGSTINGAAHVLRVIIGWAVELDVLDGSPVKKKVKWARESRPELELSLEERHRFLSAFEDEALFQAYLGRIRTPPKIVPHPLGGMKRVGGGRLPDGKAAKEIFRRLQHYRPFFRMLLDTGLRLSDALNLRWVNVSLDENVIRLVTRKKEKAVKLPLSDAVRTVLETLKKRPVISEFVFLDEDNKPLTKEKVSRKFAMAKGVAGITRRLRIHDLRHTFASTLVSSGVNLKVVSDLLGHTDIATTARYARGDERVLGEVAKVLNRVNVDSASGCAVPDALPAGDSSQVEPAEGESGTGCTSRSGCQSVRSRCPRRLEQREPLGEVCGRSVESFVV; this is encoded by the coding sequence ATGAAGCTCCCCGGCTTCGCCTACGACGCGCGTCGCCGGGTCGCGACGTTCTACTGCTTCGTCCCGGGAACGGACGGCCGGAAGCGCCGCAAGCGGACGCTCACCGACGTACCTTCCCGGGCCGAGGCGATCCGGCTTTGGACCGCCTTCCGGGACGAACTCGAACGCGAGGCGCTCGAGCCGGCGAAATTCACACGGCCCCCTACGCTCGCCGAGTTCGTCTCGGAGCGCTTCGTCGAGATGACCGCCCGTCTCCGGCCGGCGACCCGGCGCTACTACGGCGACTTTCTCCGTCGTCACCTCGTCCCGAGACTCGGCGACGTGCCGATGGACCAGCTGACGTCTCAGCGCGTGAATGCGCTCATCGGTTCGATGATCTCGGAGGGGTGGTGCCCGAAACGCGGCCGGGAGCGAAAGCCCCACGGCTGCACGCCGGCCTGCGTGAGGCGGCCGTACGCCGGATCGACGATCAACGGCGCTGCTCATGTTCTTCGGGTCATCATCGGCTGGGCGGTCGAGCTCGACGTCCTCGACGGGAGCCCCGTGAAGAAGAAGGTGAAGTGGGCCCGCGAGTCCCGCCCGGAACTCGAGCTTTCCCTGGAGGAGCGCCATCGCTTCCTCTCGGCCTTCGAGGACGAGGCCCTCTTCCAGGCCTACCTCGGCCGCATCCGCACCCCGCCGAAGATCGTGCCGCACCCGTTGGGCGGCATGAAGCGCGTCGGCGGCGGAAGGCTCCCGGACGGCAAGGCCGCGAAAGAGATCTTCCGTCGGCTTCAGCACTACCGTCCGTTCTTCCGGATGCTCCTGGATACGGGGCTTCGCCTCTCGGACGCGCTCAACCTCCGCTGGGTGAACGTGTCGCTCGACGAGAACGTCATCCGGCTCGTGACCCGAAAGAAGGAGAAGGCGGTCAAGCTACCGCTCTCCGATGCCGTCCGGACCGTTCTCGAGACGCTGAAGAAGCGGCCGGTCATCTCGGAGTTCGTCTTCCTCGACGAGGACAACAAGCCGCTCACGAAGGAGAAGGTGTCGCGGAAGTTCGCGATGGCGAAGGGCGTGGCTGGGATCACCCGGAGGCTCCGCATCCACGACCTTCGCCACACGTTCGCATCGACTCTCGTCTCCTCCGGCGTGAACCTCAAGGTCGTCTCCGACCTTCTCGGACATACCGACATCGCGACGACGGCCCGTTATGCCCGGGGCGACGAGCGGGTGCTCGGCGAGGTTGCGAAGGTCCTTAACCGGGTGAATGTCGACAGTGCCTCGGGGTGCGCCGTTCCGGATGCCTTGCCCGCGGGAGACAGCAGCCAGGTCGAACCGGCCGAAGGTGAGAGCGGAACTGGGTGCACCTCGCGGAGCGGGTGTCAGTCGGTCCGCTCGAGGTGCCCTCGCCGACTCGAACAGCGCGAGCCGCTGGGAGAGGTGTGCGGGCGAAGCGTCGAGTCGTTTGTCGTGTGA
- a CDS encoding transposase, with the protein MAIKASEVARRIGVKTGTLGKWRRQGKGPKGWYALSATVVVYPETEVQSFLREQRAALDRQDRSTAPPVTPEGPKQ; encoded by the coding sequence ATGGCGATCAAGGCATCCGAAGTTGCCCGGCGAATCGGGGTCAAGACGGGGACGCTCGGGAAGTGGCGTCGACAGGGCAAGGGGCCGAAGGGGTGGTACGCCCTCTCGGCGACCGTCGTCGTCTACCCGGAAACCGAGGTTCAGAGCTTTCTCCGCGAGCAGCGGGCAGCTCTCGACCGGCAAGACCGGTCGACTGCGCCGCCGGTGACGCCGGAGGGGCCGAAGCAGTAG
- a CDS encoding MerR family transcriptional regulator, with translation MSEIEATAEARYKVAEVCRLADVQPYVLKYWESEFPVLSAPKGAAGPRLYSGLELKIIERIKKLLYDEGYTIAGAKKRLEAELKEKAAAPAEPEPLVLTPAPEPADSTAARRRRAKPAPPKPVENEPEAESSLELADAPVFSAHADAAEPDLSTSLEIDESATPAGDVEIAPRPAVATSAKTAPVARRIDPAPAPMAQSPDPRVARALAELREIASLLSREEA, from the coding sequence GTGAGCGAGATCGAGGCGACAGCAGAAGCCCGGTACAAGGTGGCCGAGGTCTGCCGGCTGGCCGACGTGCAGCCCTACGTCCTGAAGTACTGGGAGAGCGAGTTCCCGGTTCTCTCCGCCCCGAAGGGGGCGGCCGGCCCCCGCCTCTACAGCGGTCTCGAGCTGAAGATCATCGAGCGGATCAAGAAGCTCCTCTACGACGAGGGCTACACCATCGCCGGAGCCAAGAAGCGCCTCGAGGCCGAGCTGAAGGAGAAGGCCGCGGCGCCCGCCGAGCCCGAGCCGCTCGTTCTCACCCCGGCTCCCGAGCCCGCCGACTCGACCGCCGCGCGGCGCCGCCGCGCGAAGCCGGCGCCGCCGAAGCCCGTAGAGAACGAGCCGGAGGCCGAGTCCTCGCTGGAGCTCGCCGACGCCCCCGTGTTCTCGGCCCACGCCGATGCTGCCGAGCCCGACCTGTCGACCTCCCTCGAGATCGACGAAAGCGCCACTCCCGCCGGAGACGTCGAGATCGCGCCGAGGCCGGCCGTCGCCACGTCCGCGAAGACCGCTCCCGTCGCCCGAAGGATTGACCCTGCCCCCGCTCCGATGGCACAATCCCCGGACCCCCGGGTGGCAAGGGCCCTCGCGGAACTCAGGGAGATCGCAAGCCTCCTTTCCCGCGAAGAAGCCTGA